In one window of Chloroflexota bacterium DNA:
- a CDS encoding response regulator → MVVWTVNVTMLFPVGIVHLQTPGPELGDPWLPLRFAEPIDALTPHRAGGRRHARQDHAEETFRVLIVDDEAALRSAVAGFLRDEGFVVDTATNGSQALDRVQRHRPALILLDIGMPVMDGWDFVRHLRERGIDIPLVVMTAAANARQWAIELGATAYVTKPISLPLLVNRLDDILGKTT, encoded by the coding sequence GTGGTAGTCTGGACAGTGAACGTAACCATGCTGTTTCCGGTCGGCATTGTGCACCTACAGACACCGGGCCCGGAGCTGGGTGACCCTTGGCTCCCCCTCCGTTTCGCGGAGCCGATTGACGCATTGACGCCGCATCGTGCAGGCGGCAGACGTCACGCCCGACAGGACCACGCCGAGGAAACGTTCCGCGTCCTCATCGTCGACGACGAGGCCGCCCTCAGAAGCGCGGTCGCCGGCTTCCTCCGGGACGAGGGTTTCGTCGTCGACACCGCGACGAATGGATCGCAGGCGCTCGATCGAGTCCAACGCCACCGGCCGGCGCTGATCCTCCTCGACATTGGCATGCCCGTCATGGATGGCTGGGACTTCGTGCGGCACCTCCGGGAGCGGGGGATCGACATTCCGCTCGTCGTCATGACGGCCGCGGCGAACGCACGACAGTGGGCCATCGAGCTGGGGGCCACGGCGTACGTCACCAAGCCAATCAGTCTGCCCCTCCTCGTCAATCGCCTCGACGATATTCTCGGAAAGACGACCTGA